A window from Fragaria vesca subsp. vesca linkage group LG5, FraVesHawaii_1.0, whole genome shotgun sequence encodes these proteins:
- the LOC101308288 gene encoding F-box protein At5g07610-like codes for MLSLCLKSSKVCSSAEMVGDNEDLLREILLRVPAQPLVRFKCVSKYWLSFISNPIFCDAHTRRNANPKVSGFFYNETTSNPGLKFISLCNKENNPSGSKALRFVVPDSTNVKILHSCNGLLLCSINGQKIATGTYPIRKYCVINPTTSQIKQLPRAYAPKRSKWTHLIGAALAIDPSKSPH; via the coding sequence ATGCTGAGTCTTTGTCTTAAATCATCTAAAGTTTGCTCATCAGCTGAAATGGTAGGAGACAATGAAGATCTCCTTAGAGAAATTCTTTTACGTGTGCCAGCTCAACCTCTGGTTCGCTTCAAATGTGTCTCCAAATATTGGCTCTCTTTTATCTCCAACCCCATATTCTGTGACGCCCACACGCGCCGTAACGCAAACCCCAAGGTCTCGGGTTTCTTCTATAACGAAACTACATCAAACCCTGGTTTAAAGTTCATCTCTCTTTGTAACAAGGAAAACAACCCGTCTGGCTCGAAAGCTCTCAGGTTCGTCGTCCCGGACTCGACAAATGTGAAGATTTTGCACTCCTGCAATGGCTTGCTCTTGTGCTCTATTAATGGACAAAAAATTGCAACTGGAACATATCCAATCCGAAAATATTGTGTCATCAATCCTACAACAAGCCAGATTAAGCAACTACCTCGTGCATATGCTCCTAAAAGATCTAAATGGACTCATCTTATTGGTGCTGCTTTGGCTATTGACCCTTCTAAGTCGCCTCATTAA
- the LOC101299198 gene encoding F-box protein At5g07610-like: MLYSSETQKWKIQGSARSSWPADLDYKHGVYCNGGIHWIRDRDDQLSRYDIDKDFPRLVSNPSGHGLMHERKFRYFGESRGHLQLIDIYKSCVTEFDVMEMGKDDSGWFVKYHVDLNPIGTVFPEVVCDHLHLAIYDCYSCCVLFLAREETEENSSILLHIPMGIISYNVSDKTVKKLNDLIPKGSETMGSLQPGWGDACPHIATLARV, from the coding sequence ATGTTATATTCATCAGAGACTCAAAAATGGAAGATTCAAGGGTCTGCTAGAAGTTCATGGCCAGCTGACCTCGACTACAAACATGGTGTTTACTGCAACGGCGGAATCCATTGGATACGTGACAGAGATGATCAATTGTCACGCTATGACATAGATAAAGACTTCCCTAGATTGGTGTCTAATCCTTCTGGTCACGGTTTGATGCATGAAAGGAAGTTCAGATATTTTGGGGAGTCTCGTGGCCATTTGCAGCTTATTGATATTTATAAATCATGTGTTACTGAATTTGATGTCATGGAGATGGGAAAGGACGACTCTGGCTGGTTTGTCAAGTACCATGTTGATCTTAATCCCATAGGCACTGTGTTTCCTGAGGTGGTATGCGACCATCTTCACCTTGCTATCTATGACTGTTATTCATGCTGTGTTCTGTTTCTAGCTCGAGAAGAAACTGAAGAGAACTCATCTATTTTGCTGCACATTCCGATGGGAATCATCTCATATAATGTAAGTGACAAGACAGTTAAGAAGCTTAATGACTTAATCCCCAAAGGTAGTGAGACTATGGGATCATTGCAACCGGGATGGGGAGATGCTTGTCCTCATATAGCGACTTTGGCTCGTGTTTAA